Below is a window of Rhodamnia argentea isolate NSW1041297 chromosome 11, ASM2092103v1, whole genome shotgun sequence DNA.
TAGGGGGTTTGGTTTAGATGACCCATTTTAACCGACGTCCGCACTTTATAGATAACTGTCTCCCGTCAAGACGGTTATTGGGCGAGACGGTTACCACGTAAAATTAATGTGCGTAATATAACGTTGATGTAATTTAAATGTTGGTATTTCATTAATGTGGGATGATAATCGATTAATTATAACATTTGCACCAAACCCTATATAACTACAATTTGAGTTTACCTACcataaacaagaaaaatgataGAAGTACCTGATtgaatgtgctttttttttccctttcctaaTTCAATATGCTTATGCTTATCGACTACAAAATGTGTCGACACTCGATTTGAACATCTTTTCCTATTTGagattgaaacttgaaacattACAAGCAAAATCCTCCCCTATagttaaaaatgaaatatgaaaTTTGTACAGTTATTTCTCAATTTgaaattattataaatttttacaaaataaaacagAAGAGAATAGTAAATAAGATAGTTAAATTAAATGAATAGAGTATTTTTCCCCCATGATATTTAAGTGATTATTTGCCAAAATAATTTACAATACCAAATAAATTAGAAcacgaaaatatatttatcCACATATATACAAGGAAATACGGGAATGCATGGGTAGTTGgtgaaattaaaacaaaaataaaggagaTATATGGGAGAGTAGAGAAAGTGAGAAATAGGAAAATTACTACGACGGCCTTCAATAATTGTTATCTAATATCTTATCCTAGATAAAGCAACGTGATAGGGCCAAAGGATGGTTGACAATTGCTGGTCCTTGTTCGAAAAAGCATGACGTACTTCTAAACATGTCCAACCAACCAAAACTATGCACGTGGACTTTGGCCAAccttgaaaaaattatccaaaaagtcttaaacctattgcactatTATCAATAGCAGCCTtaagcattttaattttatcaattgagtcataaacctttttgcattttgttaattgaattCATCCGGTCAATATTAATCGGGAATCATTGATGTGGATGATAGCCGTTATGTGGCATGACCTACTCTAACCTaatattttgtgaattttttcttGCCTGGGCTAGCAAGAGCAACCCTTGCTCGATCTGGCGAAATACTGCTCTTGCCCGCCTAGGCGAGGGGctagcaaaggaaaaaagaaaaaatagaaaaaaaaaggaaaaaattaataaaaattttaaaaatttattaaagtattattaaaaattatccacgtcaacgctgGTCGTGCTacgtaggatggccggcatccacgtcaaggatttcttgccaaaactggccgaatggattcaattggtaaaacttaaaaagatttagaacagaattgacaaaattaaaaagtttaggactgaactgacaaaaatacaacaaatttctgattttttggatatttatCCGGCCACGTTCTACCTATCAATAATTTTTGTCATCATGTGGACGTTGTGCATATTCAGCCACAGGTCAATCTCCTGTTCGTATATTTTATCTACATATCCGACGAAAAGCCCATCGCCCCTCTTCCACTCCACTTGCTTCCGAAGAACCACTTCCAATGGCTTGGATATGGATAACACTCGTCTTCGCTTTGGTCGTTCATCTCTTCATGCGAGCTTTGctgtggaagaagaagagcacgAAGAAGAAATTGCCGCCTGGTCCGAGAGGGTTCCCAATTCTCGGAAACCTCCATTTGTTGGGACAAAACCCTCACCATGATCTTCACAAACTAGCTCAGAAGTATGGACCCATCATGTCCTTGCGTTTAGGGTTCGTGCCCACCATCGTCATCTCGTCTCCCGAAGCGGCCGAGCTATTCCTCAAGACCCATGATCTTGTTTTCGCAAGCCGACCACCACAAGAAGCCATGAAGCACATGTCCTACGAACAGAGAAACATGTCTTTTGCACCCTATGGTCCGTACTGGAGGAACATCCGAAAGATGTGCACTTTGGAGCTTCTCAGCACCGCCAAGGTCAATTCCTTCGAGTCCATGCGAAGAGAAGAGGTCGGCTTGTTGGTGTGTTTTCTCAAAGACGCATCTCTCAGCCACGCTGCCGTCGATATGAGCGCAAAGATCTCGTCGCTGAGCGCAGACATGAGCTGCCGAATGATTTTTGGAAAGAAGTACATGGATGAGGAGTTTGACGAGAGAGGGTTCAAGGCTGTGTTTCAAGAAGGGGCGGCATTGGCTGCGACGCCTAACGTTGGTGATTATGTTCCGTACTTGGCTGCGCTTGATCTTCAAGGGTTGACCCGGCGCATGAAAGCTGTGAGCAAAGTGTTTGATGCCTTCTTTGAGAAGATCATTAATGAGCACTTggcgaaaaagaaagaggaagggcAGGGCCAGGGCAAAGACTTTGTTGATGTCATGCTGGGTATGATGGGATCTAATGAAGGCGAGTACCATATTGAAAGGACCCATATCAAATCCACGATGCTGGTAATTGATGTTAACACAGagttttaaaggaaaaaatgttATTCCTCAATTTTCCGTATATTTTCTTCTATATTTGTTACAATGACCTAGAGATATGTATATACAGAGAAAGGATAGACTCCTAAAAAGGCGTAACCTTTAATATAGCTAATTACAACTCATATACAGTATTTTACAGCTCATTCTCACAATTGATTTTCGATCtcatttgtttttcctctaATAATGAGGTACTCGACACtattttgacacttaaataCTATCACTAGAAAAATTTCGTGTCACTGTCCACATATCTACATGCTTAATTTCTGAGATGAATAAATGGTTTAGCAACTTAAGGGATTTACAGTTTTTTAGTTGTCTTTACATAGTTTATGCAAACAATCAATATataaactacttttttttttcggatagtATTTGTTGGAACCAAAACAAGAACGATGACTTTGGAAATTTAGAATAGGGCACAAATAAAGATCGGAAGGTGAACTTTTATTGGAATGCAAATGCTTTTGCTTCGGTATCTTTTACAAACTGAACTTCACAACCTTTATAGAAGTTGGTCACACAATCTCGGAGGAAACGAAAGAAAGTCATAAAGCAATAAAATCCACACATAAAAGGCCAAAAAGTCATAACACTAAATCCAAGCCATCAGAAAACATGTGTATCTTTCcaagaaaaaattcaatgacTTCCATTGAGCTTTTTGTCTTCATGCTTCCTCTTCATTAAAGGCTTGCTATTTTTCTTCACTCTCCTTCATACGCCTCTCTTCATTGAAGCAATAATTCTTCGTCTTCCTTCTTGTTCATACAACATGCTGGCATTTAACGAGGACTTCTCATGGACTTCTTCATTCTTGAATTCATGCATCCCACTATAAATCTCGCATGTTGGATTTCCTTTTCGTCTTCATAGAAGAGTTTGTCAACATGGCAATCAATTTTACTAATATATTAATAGTATTATGAAGTTTAGCAAATGTCGATCAACCATTCAACtaagtgcatgagaaattaggACATATAGAAGGCTTCCATTCGACAAC
It encodes the following:
- the LOC115744136 gene encoding cytochrome P450 71AU50-like; translated protein: MAWIWITLVFALVVHLFMRALLWKKKSTKKKLPPGPRGFPILGNLHLLGQNPHHDLHKLAQKYGPIMSLRLGFVPTIVISSPEAAELFLKTHDLVFASRPPQEAMKHMSYEQRNMSFAPYGPYWRNIRKMCTLELLSTAKVNSFESMRREEVGLLVCFLKDASLSHAAVDMSAKISSLSADMSCRMIFGKKYMDEEFDERGFKAVFQEGAALAATPNVGDYVPYLAALDLQGLTRRMKAVSKVFDAFFEKIINEHLAKKKEEGQGQGKDFVDVMLGMMGSNEGEYHIERTHIKSTMLDMMAASMDTSATAIDYAMSELIRHPQGMKKLQHELKQVVGMNRTVEESDIESLEFLDMVVKETLRLHPPAPLLLPHESIEDCTVGGFHIPRKSRVIVNAWAIGRDPHVWGDPEKFVPERFEGTSIDVWGHDFQLVPFGSGRRGCPGMQLGLTVIRLVLAQLTHCFDWELPDGMSPSELDMSEEFGLTTSRVKHLVAIPSFRLKTVD